A genome region from Clostridium sp. JN-9 includes the following:
- a CDS encoding dipeptide epimerase: MKITDIKIKHISVPLRTPFKTALRTVNSVEDTIVEVYTDTGNIGFGEAPPTGVITGDTTGAIIGAIEDHIKKSIIGMSIDNFEELMLKLNNCIVKNTSAKAAVDIALYDLYGQLYNAPLYKLLGGYRKEIITDITISVNDLEEMAKDSLDAIKRGYTTLKIKVGKDSAKDMERMKAIRKAVGYDVKLRIDANQGWKPKEAVRILDKMYNEGLQIEFAEQPVAAHDIDGLKFVTDNVSIPVLADESVFSPMDALNILQKRAADLINIKLMKTGGIYNALKICSLAEMYGVECMIGCMLEAKVSVTAAVHLACAKSIITKIDLDGPVLCSEDPITGGAVFNEYKISLTEDSGLGIKSITY; encoded by the coding sequence ATGAAAATAACAGACATAAAAATAAAACACATATCTGTTCCTCTCAGGACACCTTTTAAAACTGCCTTAAGAACAGTAAATAGTGTGGAGGATACTATAGTAGAAGTTTATACAGATACTGGCAATATAGGATTTGGTGAGGCGCCGCCTACTGGAGTTATAACTGGAGACACTACTGGAGCTATAATAGGCGCTATAGAAGATCATATAAAAAAAAGTATAATAGGCATGTCTATAGATAACTTTGAAGAATTAATGCTGAAGTTAAATAATTGTATTGTAAAAAATACCAGTGCAAAGGCTGCAGTAGATATAGCCTTATATGATTTGTATGGTCAGCTATATAATGCACCATTATACAAGTTATTAGGCGGCTACAGAAAGGAAATAATTACGGATATAACCATAAGTGTAAATGACCTGGAAGAAATGGCAAAAGACAGCTTAGATGCAATTAAAAGAGGTTACACTACCTTAAAAATAAAAGTAGGAAAAGATTCTGCAAAGGACATGGAAAGAATGAAGGCAATAAGAAAGGCTGTAGGTTATGATGTAAAGCTTAGGATTGATGCTAATCAAGGCTGGAAACCTAAAGAGGCAGTAAGAATATTAGATAAGATGTATAATGAAGGCCTTCAGATTGAATTTGCAGAGCAGCCAGTTGCAGCCCATGATATAGATGGATTAAAATTTGTAACAGATAATGTATCCATACCTGTTTTAGCTGATGAAAGTGTATTTTCACCTATGGATGCCTTAAATATTCTGCAGAAAAGAGCAGCGGATCTAATAAATATAAAGCTTATGAAAACCGGTGGAATATATAATGCACTGAAAATATGCTCTCTAGCAGAGATGTATGGCGTTGAATGCATGATTGGCTGTATGCTGGAAGCAAAGGTCAGTGTAACTGCAGCAGTACATTTAGCCTGTGCTAAAAGCATTATAACTAAAATTGACTTAGATGGTCCTGTTTTATGCAGTGAAGATCCAATAACTGGAGGAGCTGTATTCAATGAATATAAAATAAGCCTTACAGAAGATTCTGGCTTGGGTATTAAGTCTATAACTTATTAG
- a CDS encoding serine hydrolase: MIDKNRFMYLKKYLEECAKGGAFPGASFGIVTKEDCMFDSVGYSQLMPERESAGINTIYDLASLSKVVSTTTIILMLIEQGRITLQTKVSDILSSFKHKDVTILNLLTHTSGLPSDIQDYKKFCSTREDLINSVYNTELEYETGKKVMYSDIGYILLGLIAEKTIGKLDEFFKNNIAKPLNMENTFYNPVKEVRSKCAATEITKARGCIKGIVHDGKAYMLNGVSGHAGLFSTVGDLGRFCRMILNEGMPDGVTHERILSKNSIMLMSKCYTTGLNERRGLGWQLKDNLSSMGDLASECSIYHTGFSGTSILIDFKNQMAFILLTNRIHPTRENKELIKLRRNINNIAETIVF, translated from the coding sequence ATGATAGATAAAAATAGATTTATGTATTTAAAAAAGTACCTTGAAGAATGTGCAAAGGGAGGAGCATTTCCAGGCGCTTCCTTTGGCATAGTAACTAAAGAAGACTGCATGTTTGATTCTGTAGGCTATTCTCAGCTTATGCCTGAAAGAGAAAGCGCAGGTATTAATACTATTTATGACTTAGCTTCTTTAAGCAAAGTTGTTTCTACAACAACTATTATTTTAATGCTTATAGAACAAGGCAGAATTACTCTTCAAACAAAGGTAAGTGATATTTTAAGCAGTTTTAAACATAAAGATGTTACTATTTTAAATTTACTCACTCACACTTCTGGGCTGCCTTCAGACATACAGGATTATAAAAAATTCTGCAGCACAAGGGAAGATTTAATTAACAGTGTTTATAACACAGAATTAGAATACGAAACTGGCAAAAAAGTTATGTACTCAGATATAGGCTATATTCTTCTGGGATTAATTGCAGAAAAAACTATTGGAAAGCTTGATGAGTTTTTTAAAAATAATATAGCTAAGCCCCTGAACATGGAAAATACTTTTTATAATCCAGTTAAAGAAGTTAGAAGCAAATGTGCAGCAACTGAAATTACAAAAGCAAGGGGCTGTATCAAGGGAATAGTCCATGATGGAAAAGCATATATGCTTAATGGGGTAAGCGGTCATGCTGGCTTATTTTCTACTGTAGGTGATCTTGGAAGGTTCTGTAGAATGATTTTAAATGAGGGAATGCCAGATGGCGTAACCCATGAAAGAATTTTAAGTAAAAATTCAATAATGCTAATGAGCAAGTGCTATACTACGGGACTTAATGAAAGAAGAGGACTAGGATGGCAGCTTAAAGATAATTTAAGTTCAATGGGGGATTTGGCATCAGAATGCAGTATTTACCATACTGGTTTTTCTGGAACTTCAATACTAATTGATTTTAAAAATCAAATGGCTTTTATATTGCTTACAAACAGAATACATCCTACCAGGGAGAATAAGGAATTAATAAAACTAAGAAGAAATATTAATAATATAGCAGAAACTATAGTTTTTTAA
- a CDS encoding PTS sugar transporter subunit IIB, translating to MAIIHARIDERLIHGQVATVWTNSLGCNRIMVVNDEACNSETQKYVLKLACPVSVSLSVLTIEKAVTRIKEGRYDNDKVFVIFKNPKDCLKLIENGIKLPSLNVGNMSAKEGTTNIKRSVNVSKEDVEAFRKINSSGLKITAKMIPDEPETNFMNLIKDL from the coding sequence ATGGCAATTATACATGCAAGAATAGATGAAAGATTAATACATGGTCAGGTTGCTACTGTTTGGACTAATAGCTTAGGCTGCAATAGAATAATGGTAGTAAATGATGAGGCCTGCAACAGTGAAACGCAAAAATATGTGTTAAAACTGGCCTGCCCTGTCAGCGTAAGCTTATCTGTTCTAACTATAGAAAAGGCAGTAACAAGAATAAAAGAAGGCAGATATGACAACGACAAGGTGTTCGTAATCTTTAAAAATCCTAAGGACTGCTTAAAGCTTATAGAAAATGGAATAAAACTTCCTTCACTTAATGTTGGAAATATGTCCGCAAAAGAAGGAACCACAAATATAAAAAGATCAGTTAATGTATCTAAGGAAGATGTTGAGGCATTTAGAAAAATAAACTCTTCCGGTCTGAAAATTACTGCAAAAATGATTCCCGATGAACCGGAGACAAATTTCATGAACTTAATAAAGGACTTATAA
- a CDS encoding serine hydrolase, which produces MENIKRLIDENKGDIAVAFKNLKTNSSIMINEDVIFPSASTIKLVIIAALMNEINKGTMKLEQTITLSDIHKCGGDGILKELKEGHKFTLYEIAKLMIIISDNTAANILIKLLGMGNINQMAEKLGMANTKLNRKMMDSEAVKYGKENVTTAKDLCHFLELLYNGKVINKEYSEIILGVLLKQQLGGRLNLYLPEGVIIAHKTGDLDKLEHDAGIVYNYPNDYILCVLTKNLLSNKDGKEIIGRVSLEVYKYMNKDKYEQA; this is translated from the coding sequence ATGGAAAATATTAAAAGACTAATTGATGAAAATAAGGGAGATATAGCAGTAGCTTTTAAAAATTTAAAAACCAATTCTTCCATAATGATAAATGAAGATGTAATATTCCCTTCAGCTAGTACTATAAAATTAGTAATTATAGCTGCTTTAATGAATGAGATTAATAAAGGTACAATGAAACTTGAGCAGACTATAACTCTGTCAGATATTCATAAGTGCGGCGGAGATGGAATACTAAAAGAACTAAAGGAAGGTCACAAATTTACATTATATGAAATTGCAAAACTTATGATTATTATAAGTGACAACACTGCGGCAAATATATTAATAAAGCTGTTAGGTATGGGAAATATTAATCAAATGGCTGAAAAATTAGGCATGGCAAATACAAAACTTAATAGAAAAATGATGGATTCAGAAGCTGTTAAATATGGAAAAGAGAATGTAACAACAGCAAAGGATTTATGTCATTTTTTAGAGCTTTTATATAATGGGAAAGTGATAAATAAAGAATATAGTGAAATCATACTGGGAGTATTACTTAAACAGCAATTAGGCGGAAGATTAAATTTATATCTTCCAGAAGGTGTTATAATTGCTCATAAAACTGGAGACTTAGATAAACTAGAACATGATGCAGGTATAGTATATAATTATCCCAATGATTATATACTTTGTGTATTAACTAAGAATTTATTATCAAACAAAGATGGAAAAGAGATTATAGGCAGAGTTTCGCTGGAAGTTTATAAATATATGAATAAAGACAAATATGAGCAGGCATAA
- a CDS encoding PTS system mannose/fructose/sorbose family transporter subunit IID, translating into MTEEKKVTVNEAEKKAASNGKEKITNKDLKKVFWRALFGLQIGFNYERMQGLGYCFAMIPILKKLYKTKEEMKRALKVHLQFFNTTPAMSHLILGADIAMEEEYGLDEEAISSFKTSLMAPFAGIGDTVFVAIYRTVVFSIAAYMAMQGSVVGVVIPIITAIIMWWVRYKFTQIGYSQGKKIAVGMGGRLKQLTEGASILGLFVIGGLAPSIINVKVPYVFQSGSVKLVVQDMLDKILPGMVPLAIVFFSYWLLGKKKMNSTRLIVVLIILGIVLYNLQILA; encoded by the coding sequence ATGACTGAAGAAAAAAAGGTTACTGTAAATGAAGCTGAAAAAAAGGCTGCTTCAAATGGAAAGGAAAAGATAACTAACAAGGATTTAAAAAAGGTATTCTGGAGAGCACTTTTTGGATTACAAATAGGTTTTAACTATGAAAGAATGCAGGGTCTTGGCTATTGTTTTGCCATGATACCTATATTAAAAAAGCTATATAAGACCAAAGAAGAAATGAAAAGGGCTTTAAAAGTGCATCTGCAATTTTTCAATACTACTCCTGCTATGTCACATCTTATATTAGGTGCAGATATTGCTATGGAAGAGGAATATGGGCTTGATGAAGAGGCTATAAGTTCATTTAAAACTTCACTTATGGCACCATTTGCTGGAATCGGAGATACAGTATTTGTAGCTATTTATAGAACAGTAGTATTTAGTATAGCAGCTTATATGGCAATGCAGGGAAGTGTTGTAGGAGTTGTAATTCCAATCATTACTGCAATTATAATGTGGTGGGTAAGATATAAGTTTACACAGATAGGCTATAGTCAAGGTAAGAAAATAGCAGTTGGAATGGGAGGCAGACTTAAGCAATTAACTGAGGGTGCTTCTATATTAGGATTATTTGTTATAGGCGGTCTGGCACCTTCAATTATCAATGTAAAGGTTCCCTATGTATTTCAATCCGGAAGTGTAAAACTTGTAGTTCAGGATATGCTTGATAAAATATTACCAGGCATGGTACCACTTGCAATAGTCTTCTTTTCTTATTGGCTTCTTGGTAAGAAAAAGATGAACTCAACAAGACTTATAGTTGTTTTAATTATTTTAGGAATAGTTTTGTATAATCTTCAAATATTAGCATAA